TCAAATCCTTGTGGAATCGGCAAGCCCTCAGCTCAAGGCGAGCCTTGCGAGTGCGAAAGCTGCTCTGGATGTGGCAAAAGCCAATAAGGAGCTTACTTTCTCGACACGACCCGAAACCATCGATGCTGCCCGCGCGACGCTTGAGCAGGCCAATGCTGCCTTTGAGTTGGCATCCAAGACCTACGAGCGATTGGCCAAGTTGAGAGAAACCGACACAGTTTCGGTCCAGAGTCTGGATCAGGCCGCCCAGTCTTTGAAACAGGCCAGAGAGGCACGAAAGGCCGCAAAGGCGCAGCTTGAGTTGGCCATTCAGGGTGCAAGCAAAGAGCAAAAAGCGGTTGCTGTAGCGCAGGTCGAACAAGCACAAGCCGCCGTGGGGCAGATCGAGACCAATATTGCCGAGCTGACGATTTCTGCTCCAATGGATGGCCAGATTACGGCTCGTATGGCTGAAAAGGGCAAATTCTTTGCCGCAGGGGCACCTCAGATTTCCATGATCGATATTGATCATCCGTGGTTTACTTTCAATTTGCGTGAGGATCTGTTGAATGGTTTGACCGTCGGGCAGCAGTTGAATGTGCATGTACCTGCTCTGGGAGGCCGGATTGTTCCTGCCAAAATCACAGCGATCAATGTGGAAGGGAGCTATGCCAACTGGCGCGCAACCAAGGCGACGGGGGGCTTTGATCTCAGAACATTCTCCATTCGTGCCGAGCCTGTCGCGCAGGATAAAGATCTGCGGCCCGGCATGAGTGCTTTGCTTAAGTGGGGCACTGAAGACAATTTGGGTCTTTAACTGATGCTGAATGGTCATCTTCCCCCGGGGTTTCGGCGGATTTTCCGGCGCGAATTGCGCCAGATCTCTGCACGACCAGCATTTGTATTCATGCTTTTGCCGTTTCCCCTGATCCTGTTTGCCACGCTGGCTCTGATTTTTCATTCCGGCTTGCCGACTGGGCTGCCGGTTGCCGTGGTGGATCTTGATGGTACTATGACATCCCATCAAATTACCCGCATGGTGGATGCGACGCCGGATGTCGACGTAACGCTTCGCCTTGCCTCCTTGAGCGAAGCCAAGAGGGTCCTCGTTTCTCGCAAGGCCTATGCTGTTCTCTATATTCCCAAGAATATGGAGCGGGATTTGCAGTTGGGGCATCGGCCCAATCTGGTGATGTTTATCAACAATCAGCTTTACACCACCGGCAGCATTTCACGAAAGGCGATGGCAAGCGCACTCGGCAGTTTCAATGTAGGAGTAAGCATTCAGACGCGCATGGCCAAGGGGGCTGATCGTGATAGTGCCACTGCCGCCGCGCAACCTATTCCGCTGCAGATAAATCCACTTTTCAATCCAACGCTCAGTTACATCCATTTCTTGCTTGCTGCGATTATGCCTGCAATCTTGCAGATCTTTGTGAGTGCGAGTGCCGCTCTCTCCTTTTCGCGCGATCACCATACGATTGCTGGAATGCCGCGGGCCATGCGCCTTGGAGGATCGTCTTTCCGCGTTATTGTGGGGAAGCTTTTGCCATACACGATCATCTGGTGCATGATGCTTATGGTGACAGATGCCATAATTTTCGGCGGCTTTGACGGGCCTTTTCACGGCAATATCGCCTTTCATTTCGTCTATAGCGTGATTTTCATTCTGGCGAGCCAGTTTCTTGGCGCGTGTGGCGCTATGCTGAGCCGGGATACCCCGGCGACACTCGGCTTTGTTGGGGTCTTTACTGCTCCCGCTTTCGGGTTTGCCGGCATGAGCTATCCCCGCATCATGATGAATGATTT
This window of the uncultured Cohaesibacter sp. genome carries:
- a CDS encoding efflux RND transporter periplasmic adaptor subunit, whose translation is MLKRKAFWLVILLFILVGGYTVWSVTRPVALIVQGEVEATRIDLAAQVAARVSSTPVNFGDRVEKDQILVESASPQLKASLASAKAALDVAKANKELTFSTRPETIDAARATLEQANAAFELASKTYERLAKLRETDTVSVQSLDQAAQSLKQAREARKAAKAQLELAIQGASKEQKAVAVAQVEQAQAAVGQIETNIAELTISAPMDGQITARMAEKGKFFAAGAPQISMIDIDHPWFTFNLREDLLNGLTVGQQLNVHVPALGGRIVPAKITAINVEGSYANWRATKATGGFDLRTFSIRAEPVAQDKDLRPGMSALLKWGTEDNLGL
- a CDS encoding ABC transporter permease, whose amino-acid sequence is MLNGHLPPGFRRIFRRELRQISARPAFVFMLLPFPLILFATLALIFHSGLPTGLPVAVVDLDGTMTSHQITRMVDATPDVDVTLRLASLSEAKRVLVSRKAYAVLYIPKNMERDLQLGHRPNLVMFINNQLYTTGSISRKAMASALGSFNVGVSIQTRMAKGADRDSATAAAQPIPLQINPLFNPTLSYIHFLLAAIMPAILQIFVSASAALSFSRDHHTIAGMPRAMRLGGSSFRVIVGKLLPYTIIWCMMLMVTDAIIFGGFDGPFHGNIAFHFVYSVIFILASQFLGACGAMLSRDTPATLGFVGVFTAPAFGFAGMSYPRIMMNDFARWWGDMIPLTSYLELRTDQVLRGTPIHYSLPEFYWALATMIGWLLLLLVLIHVDAHKKTKKAESAEGEMA